The Mucilaginibacter sp. PAMB04168 genome contains the following window.
TCTACCACATCACTAAAAAGCAGTTGATAATAATCAAGGCGATTTAATGATAAAGCGCAAGATGCAGCCGCTCACAAGCTGATACTTTTGAGGGTATAAAAACAACAAAAATGGAAAATTCGGCAAAACTTTTAGAAGACAGTTTATTAGTGATCTGGAACGACAGACAAGCAGAAAGACGGTTAGAGGCAATGCAAGAGGTGTACGCTGCCGACATCATATTTTACGAGTCGAACGAGGGGCCTGCAATTATGGGTCATCAGGACATTAACGATTTGATTGCTAAACTGCAAGAACAATGGCCTGCTGAATTTAGGTTCGAGCTCAACCGTCCGTCATTGGCAAATCACCAGGTACAGCACATCTCATGGACGCTTGGCATACCTGGGCAAACACCCGTTGCCTCAGGAATGGACATTGCCGTTATTGAAGAAGGAAAAATTAAATCGCTGCATCTTTTCCTTGACC
Protein-coding sequences here:
- a CDS encoding nuclear transport factor 2 family protein, which encodes MENSAKLLEDSLLVIWNDRQAERRLEAMQEVYAADIIFYESNEGPAIMGHQDINDLIAKLQEQWPAEFRFELNRPSLANHQVQHISWTLGIPGQTPVASGMDIAVIEEGKIKSLHLFLDPVGK